The genomic DNA CAATGATGTAATCCGGTCACGAACTCAAATTCGAACTCGATCTGCGCGACACGTCTCTCATTACGCAGCTTTCGATTCATTTAAGTCATCCAACTCTGCACGCCGTTGCTCCAACGATGGAATCACCGGCGACTCTGAGTTCACACTGCGAATGTGCAAATCCATTTGAGGGAATGCAATTTCAATTCCAGCTTTCCGGAATTCGCGATCAATCGTCAGATGCAAGTCGGTAATGACTTTCAGCCTATTGTCGAGGTTCGGCAAGTAGACTCTGAGGTTGAACGACAAAGTGCTGTCGCCAAAGCCTTCAAAGGAAGCAATCGGAGCTGGATCGTTAAGCACAACTGGGTTTTCCTGTGCAACGCGATTGAGAATCTCCAATGCCAAATCAGTCTCGGCTCCGTATGCAACACCAACGTTGATGACAACGCGGTTTGTCTTGTCAGAGAGAGTCCAGTTCAGCAGCCTGCCCGTTACGAATTCTTTGTTGGGAACGATGTATTCTTTGCGATCCCAATCGATGATTGTTGTCGCTCGGATTTGAATTTTCGAAACGCTGCCGGTGACATTATCAATTGTCACAACGTCGCCGATTCGAATCGGTCGTTCGAAGAGAATAATCAATCCGGAAACAAAGTTAGCGAAGATTTCCTGGAGTCCAAATCCAAGCCCCACCGTCAAAGCAGCCACCAGCCATTGGACGCTGGACCAGCCAATTCCCATCGTTTTACAAGCGACAATCATCCCGATCAAAACACAGGCATATCGACAAAGCGTTGTGATTGCGTTTCGTTCTCCATGATCAAGGGGCAAGCGTTGGAGAAGAGAGAGCTCCAGTAATCCGGGTAAGTTTTTACTTCCAAAAATGGAGACGGTGACGATTCCCGCAGCGAACAGCAAATTCCCGAAAGTAATCCACTTCTGCTTGGTGACGGTCCGCAGCGTTTCTTCCCCGTCGATAGTATGCGACTCAACGACAGTGACAGCGGTACTCCAGAGTTCGATACGGTTGAACACATGCAACGCGGGCATAACCTGTGACCAGATCATCCAACTCCCACTGAGCATCACCACACATGCGGTGACTCGAAGCAGTCGCACCATTTGCTGGTTCAATGTTGAAAGATCAACTTGTGGTTTATCAACCGGTGGGACTGGACTGCTCCCGTTCTCTCCAGATGCCTCGGAATTCGACTCCATCGCAGCTGCGCGACGAGCTCGGGCATGGTCCATCGCGATTTGACGCCGCGCGGCGAGGAGCCACTGCGTGATGATTGTGTAGGCGATCACAATGGAAATCGAGAGCCAGAACGTAAATTGAAGTCGTACAAGTAGCTGCTCAGCCGTGTACTGATAGCCAACTCCAGCCATGATTCCCAACGCACAAGGCGAGAGAATGCTGAGGGGATACCAGAATTTCCGGGTGCGATACATCAACCCGTCGGGGTTCCCTTGCAGAAGATGCCCCAGGATTTGCCCTGTCGGTCTCAGCATCTTCATCGAAGCCATCATCAACACGCCACAGAAGGCAATGAAGGAAATTCGGCCTAAAGAGTCTGCCCAGAAACCTTCGTTATAAACGCTGGAAACTGTACTCAAAAACATCAGCGGCAAACTGACTGCGATCAGGAAGAGTAAATGTGAATGGACTGCGGAGATTGATCCCGGTGACCACTTCAAAAATGTTTCCGCGATTCCTTTCTTACGACAAATCTGACGCAAAACTTCCATCGTCCAAAACGCGATGGCAGTGACTTGCAATGCGATTCCAGATGCAAACGTAAAATCATTCGCTGAGACGGATGTCAATCTCCAACCAATTAGCCAAATCAATACAGGCCAGACGGAAGAGATCATCAAGGTCAGCCCCAACGCAGAAAGTGTCGCAGTGACGTTTGAGGTCAATTGACTCTTGGACTTCTTTCCGAGTGCGGCAATCAAGACTCGAATACGCTGTAGAAAAACCAATACGGAAATTGCAGCGAACAATGCCGTAAGATAGAGATATTTGTGCAGCAGAATATCCTGCTTGAGGACATTGTATGAAACAACGAAATTCTCCGCTGAGAAGATGTCTCGTGTCCCTGCAAGTGTTCTCGTAAAAGTCGACGAATTGACGATCCCTGCACTCGGAATCCAGAGAATTCGCTCATCGATGAAGCTTTGGTACTCCGTAATTTCCGCTGTCAGGAATTGACTCTTCACATCGATTTCCCCCTGAGTCATCAGCAAAGTGCCGGTGTCGTTCAGTAGGGCGTCGAGATAAGTCTGGCGATCATTGAGAAGATCACGCGCAGTTTCACGGATTTCATCGTCCGAAATCGTACGCTGCGTTCCGACCTCGGCAAGGATTGCTTCGATTTGCGTTTCAAAGTCGCCAAGATGATCACGCTCATCTTGAAGTGGCATTCTCTCTAGCTGCAACCGTGTGATCTCTTTTTGAGCGGTCCGTTGATGTCGGCGAAACTTGGCTGGTGAAGGAAGCCGATGTCGCTGATTGCGCAACAACATTCCCGCTCCGGTGGACAATGCTCCGAGGTTTTCCTTATCTCGAAGATCCTCAAAGTTCTTGGAGATTTCATCACTCTTCTCCACGATTTCTTTTAGCAGCTTCTCAGCAGTGACGAGTTCTGCCTGAACAGTTTTCCGCTGTTGTGTCAAATCTGTGTTTCGCTCGGCCAATTGCCGCAAAGCTGGGTGAGTGTTTCGCAGTTTTTCTTTCGCTTCTCGGGCTTGTCTCTCACTTTCAGCTCTTCTCGCTTCTGCAATCGCCAATTTCCAGTTTTCTAATCGCTTCTCATGAAAACTCTTTTTTCGCATGAGCTCATCACGTTCGAGCGGGAAGAGTTCTGTCAGCGCCTCATAGCGAGATTGCTCGACTCGAGTCTGTTCGAGTTGCTGTTGCAACAAGATCAATAAAGCTTCTTGATCTGTTTTCCGAGCCAGCGTCAGTGCTGGCGACTCTCCATCAACAGGAGGCGCTTTGATTGCATTCTGAAGTTCTTCGAGTTGCTGCTTTGTCTTTTCCAGAATCGCCGGCATTTGCGGTTTTCGTTCTGCTCGAACTTTCGCCTTGGCTTCCCAGGTCTCGATTTTTCTTCGAACTTCGTTTGCCAGTTCTTCTTCCGCCAACCTTTGCTGTTCCAGTTCCGAAAGACTTGTCTGCTTGGAGATTTCAAGATCGGTTTTCAGTGCCGGGCGTTCCAGAAAGGCTTTCTTTTCTTTAATCGCTTCTGGTCCCCGTTCACGTTCCCCTTTCAGCTCAGCAGTTTTCTTTACGGACTCGCTGTGAAGTTTCAGCGACTCGAGCGCACGATCATAGAATTGAAGAATCTGAGCTTTGGTTTCGTCTGCTAATTCCGTTTGCAGTTCGACAGCGGAACGTCGACGTGTGACTTCTTCTGCCGTCAGAATTCCCGGTTTTTCTTCGGCTTCAGTGTTCGGGGAAGGTGCTTCGGCAGTTGTTGCCGGTTTTGGAGCAACGGCAACTTGGGCCGTCTTCTTCTCAGCTGACTGAATTGCAGGGCCTGAATTCTCAACTTCTTGATAATTCACGGTCTGAATCGGATTGTGCTCAGGCTCGGTTGCGGGCTGAGTTTCAGCTTCAGACTGAGCTGATAGCATCCCCTGAACATCTTCTCGCCTGCCAGAGAAAGAGTCCGTGTTGAACTGCTTTGAATCCAGAGATTGCCAAAGATTTGAGTGAGACGGACCTGGAGGGAAAACGGAATCCGGTGATGAGAGATCCACTTCATTTTCAGCAGATGCTGAAATCGGAACGAGATCCTGAGCGCAGAGAGATTGTTGCCGAACGAGAAGAAAAATCGCGAAAAAAGCAACTTGCAGAAACGTCTGACGCGGTGCGTAGAAACAGGACATTCTGGACTCGAAACAGGTTGGAGGAGAACTTGCACCCCATTCGTCTCATCAGTGAACTGCAACACTTCGATCAAAAACTCCTCAATGAAAGATGACCGCTGGAGGAACAACTTTCAGCAATGGAAAGACCGAAAGAGAGATTCAAATGAATGGAAGTGTCAGCAAATTAAGATGTGTCAATGGGAAGTGCAGAGCAGCGAAGGGATCATCAGAATTGATGAGTGGAAATTCTTTTCTACGACGAGTTCCCAAATTGGTCAATATCGAAAACCGGGTGACTACATCAGCAACATTCGATGAGACAAGTTCTTGAGGATCGAACGATTTTGGCGTCTCGGTGTTGGAAGTCATCCGCGAATGCGTAGAATCAGAATGAAGAAACTTCCACTATTTCCGCTTCTACTCTGTCGAACTCTGAATGCCCTGCGGTTTGAGGAATCTGGCTCACTTGTTGGTGTGCCAAGGACCCGGATACGGAGTGGCATTTTGTGAGAGACGGACCATTACTGACTAACGGTATACTGAATGTCCAACCGTCCGACGACTCTGCGTGAACTTAAAGAATCAGGCTATCAGACCATTTCAGTCAAAACTGAAATGAGACGAAATTTGATTTCAAAACTCAGAAACAAGGAAACATTGTTCCCCGGAATTCTGGGATATGATGAAACCGTCATTCCACAGATCGTGAACGGCATACTGGCGAAGCATGACCTGCTGTTCCTCGGACTGAGAGGACAAGGAAAAACACGCATGCTGCGTATGCTCACGCAGTTCCTGGATGAAGCAATCCCGATCGTCTCCGGTTCAGAAATTCACGATGATCCCTTGAGTCCGATCTCCCGCTTCGCCCGTGATATTGTCCAGAATCAGGGAGACCAAACTCCCATCGAGTGGATTTCCCGCGAAGAGCGTTACCTCGAAAAGCTCGCAACTCCCGATGTGACCATTGCCGACTTAATCGGAGAAGTCGACCTGATCAAGCACGCTGAAGGTCGCCACTTGTCGAGTGAAGACGTCATGCACTTCGGACTCATCCCACGTAGCCACCGGGGAATCTTCTGCATGAACGAACTTCCCGACCTCTCTCCTAAAATTCAGGTCGGACTCTTCAACGTCCTCGAAGAGCGAGATGTGCAAATCCGAGGCTTTACTGTTCGATTGCCGGTCGATGTTTGCATGGTTTTCTCTGCGAACCCTGAAGATTACACCAACCGTGGTCGCATTGTAACTCCGCTGAAAGACCGCATTGGCTCAGTGATCCGGACTCACTATCCACTCGAACGCGAACTTGGAATTCAAATTCTTGACGAACAAGCCTGGGCCACTCGAGACGAAGATGGCAAAGATGTGATCGTCCCAACGTTCCTGAAAGAAATCGTGGAAGAAATGAGTCGACTGGCGCGCACCAGCCCACACGTGAATCAGGCATCTGGTGTCAGTGTGCGGATGTCGATCGCAAACCTGGAGTCTTTGATTTCCAATGCCGAGCGGCGTTCGCTGGTTCACGGCGAAGATGTCCCAGTTGCCCGCGTGAGTGATCTTTTCTGGATGGCTCCCAGCTCTCGCGGAAAAATCGAACTCGGACTCTCCGAAGAGACCGGCGACGAAGACTTGCTGATCCATCGCCTCATTGAGGAAGCAATCAAAAACCTGTTCGATCAATACCTTTCCCCTAAACGATTCTCCAATGTCGTCGAGCATTTCAACTCTGGACATCGCCTCAAACTTGACCCCGAGTCTGGTACGTCTGAGTTCTTAAGCGAGATGGAAAAGATCCGGGGTTTCGAAGACCAACTGACACAAATCTCAGCTGACCTGGCACCAGAACAGAGCGAAGGCTCATCGGCCGCCGGGATTCGGGCCGCAATCGCAGAGTTTATCCTAGAAGGTCTCTATGCACACAACCGCTTGAACCGCCAAATGCGATTCGGGCAGTTTGTCTACGGAGACTAGAGTACCGTTCGAATTGGTTTGCAGGATCTGCCTCGTGGCGAACAGATTTTTACTAGAGAAATGCGTTCGCCGATCTGTTCAAAATTCTCCCAGCACTTCAGGCTCGTCGGTGGCAGCAACGAGGATTTGCTTCGCGTACTCGACCTGATTTTCAGTAAGCGGAAGTGGAACAACTTGTAGGCCCCCGGTCATCTCGTTGGCATTACCGGTCGCAGTGAGGCACAAACTTGTTGCCATCTCCGATGGTTCGACGATCTGAATGATTTT from Thalassoglobus polymorphus includes the following:
- a CDS encoding mechanosensitive ion channel domain-containing protein; the encoded protein is MSCFYAPRQTFLQVAFFAIFLLVRQQSLCAQDLVPISASAENEVDLSSPDSVFPPGPSHSNLWQSLDSKQFNTDSFSGRREDVQGMLSAQSEAETQPATEPEHNPIQTVNYQEVENSGPAIQSAEKKTAQVAVAPKPATTAEAPSPNTEAEEKPGILTAEEVTRRRSAVELQTELADETKAQILQFYDRALESLKLHSESVKKTAELKGERERGPEAIKEKKAFLERPALKTDLEISKQTSLSELEQQRLAEEELANEVRRKIETWEAKAKVRAERKPQMPAILEKTKQQLEELQNAIKAPPVDGESPALTLARKTDQEALLILLQQQLEQTRVEQSRYEALTELFPLERDELMRKKSFHEKRLENWKLAIAEARRAESERQAREAKEKLRNTHPALRQLAERNTDLTQQRKTVQAELVTAEKLLKEIVEKSDEISKNFEDLRDKENLGALSTGAGMLLRNQRHRLPSPAKFRRHQRTAQKEITRLQLERMPLQDERDHLGDFETQIEAILAEVGTQRTISDDEIRETARDLLNDRQTYLDALLNDTGTLLMTQGEIDVKSQFLTAEITEYQSFIDERILWIPSAGIVNSSTFTRTLAGTRDIFSAENFVVSYNVLKQDILLHKYLYLTALFAAISVLVFLQRIRVLIAALGKKSKSQLTSNVTATLSALGLTLMISSVWPVLIWLIGWRLTSVSANDFTFASGIALQVTAIAFWTMEVLRQICRKKGIAETFLKWSPGSISAVHSHLLFLIAVSLPLMFLSTVSSVYNEGFWADSLGRISFIAFCGVLMMASMKMLRPTGQILGHLLQGNPDGLMYRTRKFWYPLSILSPCALGIMAGVGYQYTAEQLLVRLQFTFWLSISIVIAYTIITQWLLAARRQIAMDHARARRAAAMESNSEASGENGSSPVPPVDKPQVDLSTLNQQMVRLLRVTACVVMLSGSWMIWSQVMPALHVFNRIELWSTAVTVVESHTIDGEETLRTVTKQKWITFGNLLFAAGIVTVSIFGSKNLPGLLELSLLQRLPLDHGERNAITTLCRYACVLIGMIVACKTMGIGWSSVQWLVAALTVGLGFGLQEIFANFVSGLIILFERPIRIGDVVTIDNVTGSVSKIQIRATTIIDWDRKEYIVPNKEFVTGRLLNWTLSDKTNRVVINVGVAYGAETDLALEILNRVAQENPVVLNDPAPIASFEGFGDSTLSFNLRVYLPNLDNRLKVITDLHLTIDREFRKAGIEIAFPQMDLHIRSVNSESPVIPSLEQRRAELDDLNESKAA
- a CDS encoding sigma 54-interacting transcriptional regulator, which gives rise to MSNRPTTLRELKESGYQTISVKTEMRRNLISKLRNKETLFPGILGYDETVIPQIVNGILAKHDLLFLGLRGQGKTRMLRMLTQFLDEAIPIVSGSEIHDDPLSPISRFARDIVQNQGDQTPIEWISREERYLEKLATPDVTIADLIGEVDLIKHAEGRHLSSEDVMHFGLIPRSHRGIFCMNELPDLSPKIQVGLFNVLEERDVQIRGFTVRLPVDVCMVFSANPEDYTNRGRIVTPLKDRIGSVIRTHYPLERELGIQILDEQAWATRDEDGKDVIVPTFLKEIVEEMSRLARTSPHVNQASGVSVRMSIANLESLISNAERRSLVHGEDVPVARVSDLFWMAPSSRGKIELGLSEETGDEDLLIHRLIEEAIKNLFDQYLSPKRFSNVVEHFNSGHRLKLDPESGTSEFLSEMEKIRGFEDQLTQISADLAPEQSEGSSAAGIRAAIAEFILEGLYAHNRLNRQMRFGQFVYGD